The Sulfolobus sp. A20 genomic interval TATGAGGAGTGATATCGACCAAAAAATTAAAAATATTAAATGAATGATCAATCTCAGATGGAAATCTTACTCAAGTATAACGGCTTAAAGTTACTCGTCAACAAAGAAGAAGCATTTATCTATTACGCCACGTTCATTGTAGGAGAGTACTCATTTTTAAAGATAAGAAGGGATGATGTAGTTTTAGACATTGGTGCCTCAATAGGGGACTTCACTCTTCAAGAAGGGCTAAAAGGGTTATAGCGATAGAGCCAAACCCTAGTTACTTAGAAT includes:
- a CDS encoding SAM-dependent methyltransferase — protein: MEILLKYNGLKLLVNKEEAFIYYATFIVGEYSFLKIRRDDVVLDIGASIGDFTLQEGLKGL